In a genomic window of Hyphomonas sp.:
- a CDS encoding FliG C-terminal domain-containing protein gives MSALALARPRPAQGLARSARLMRALGPDAAPVWNELSPQEARALSLAMDALADNPREETATLDRYRQDHARQDRDAFQAPPVWAQVSELETRDLLNLAGGQHPQALALILSRLDGAAAARLLKALDRPVAVDVMQRLLHLGPVHPAAVSALETAVSAWLANAAPSAHAGGHEGVARIFDRLDSRSEKSLLSALETAQPGAGKRVRDLMFTFDDLAGLDAGGLQTLLAAADRSRLTYALKGAQDATSAAFFRNMTQRAGELLKEEITMLGSVRRSEIESARMELVDLARTLMERGDIRTGRREDEDELVE, from the coding sequence ATGAGCGCGCTGGCCCTCGCCCGACCCCGCCCCGCACAGGGGCTTGCCCGGTCCGCCCGCCTGATGCGCGCGCTCGGCCCGGATGCTGCACCAGTCTGGAACGAACTCAGCCCGCAGGAAGCGCGGGCCCTGTCCCTGGCCATGGATGCGCTGGCGGACAATCCACGGGAAGAAACCGCCACGCTGGACCGCTACCGGCAGGATCATGCCCGACAGGATCGCGACGCGTTTCAGGCTCCGCCGGTCTGGGCGCAAGTGTCGGAGCTTGAGACACGGGACCTGCTGAACCTGGCCGGAGGCCAACATCCGCAAGCCCTGGCCCTGATCCTGTCGCGCCTGGACGGTGCGGCCGCCGCCCGGCTTCTGAAAGCGCTGGACCGTCCGGTTGCAGTGGATGTCATGCAGCGCCTGCTGCATCTCGGGCCGGTTCATCCTGCGGCCGTATCGGCGCTGGAAACGGCGGTTTCGGCCTGGCTGGCCAATGCGGCCCCATCCGCGCATGCCGGTGGACATGAAGGCGTGGCGCGAATCTTCGACCGTCTGGACAGCCGGTCGGAAAAAAGCCTCCTGTCAGCGCTCGAAACCGCACAGCCGGGTGCCGGCAAACGCGTGCGGGACCTGATGTTCACCTTCGACGATCTCGCCGGGCTGGATGCCGGTGGCCTGCAGACGCTGCTGGCGGCGGCGGACCGTTCGCGCCTGACCTATGCCCTGAAGGGTGCGCAGGATGCGACAAGTGCGGCCTTCTTCCGCAACATGACCCAGCGCGCCGGTGAATTGCTGAAGGAAGAGATCACGATGCTCGGCAGTGTGAGACGCAGTGAAATCGAATCGGCGCGGATGGAACTGGTTGATCTGGCACGAACGCTGATGGAACGCGGTGACATCCGTACGGGACGCCGGGAAGACGAGGATGAACTCGTCGAATGA
- the fliN gene encoding flagellar motor switch protein FliN — protein sequence MTEPANPALKKSLMDVPVRVDVVLGEVRMPIEELMAMAEGDIVALERHTNEPVDIYLSDRLMARGKLVIADGQLGVTLSEIVDERAAA from the coding sequence ATGACTGAGCCTGCCAATCCCGCCCTGAAGAAAAGCCTGATGGACGTGCCGGTGCGCGTGGACGTGGTTCTGGGCGAGGTGCGCATGCCGATCGAGGAATTGATGGCCATGGCGGAGGGCGACATTGTTGCGCTCGAGCGCCACACGAACGAGCCCGTGGACATTTACCTTTCCGACCGCCTCATGGCGCGCGGCAAGCTGGTCATTGCCGATGGCCAGCTCGGCGTGACCCTGTCGGAAATCGTTGATGAACGTGCAGCAGCCTGA
- a CDS encoding flagellar biosynthesis protein FlhF gives MRMKMFAAETLEAAKAMIFAEMGADAVILSEREIDGGVEVRAATDKLGGGVVPSEPLFLREARGGHGRGSENPLYSRVRDALLWHGAPQRFADRVANEGAGKAAVPGASPEDSIAAGLERIVTCDPIAARLEKDIILVGPPGHGRTATAAKLTRRAAVARTAILPVAADLDGTAGGEQLAAYLEQERSQIRTAATPDALFDMLRAAREAGQRCVIDLPAINPFDQDDMASLQDLIQVVRAEPVLVMSAEGHPEDQADAARIFARAGIRRAILTKLDIARRRGGVISALSSAGIAFSHLAVTPFIGGGLVPAAPSRLAALLMEDAPGDVIALKGAA, from the coding sequence ATGCGCATGAAGATGTTCGCCGCGGAGACCCTCGAGGCCGCCAAGGCGATGATTTTTGCCGAGATGGGCGCCGACGCCGTCATCCTGTCAGAGCGGGAGATCGACGGGGGAGTCGAGGTCCGGGCCGCCACGGACAAGCTGGGGGGAGGGGTTGTTCCAAGCGAGCCGCTGTTCCTGCGCGAAGCCCGCGGAGGCCATGGCCGCGGATCCGAAAACCCGCTTTACAGCCGTGTCCGCGACGCCCTTCTGTGGCATGGCGCGCCGCAGCGTTTTGCCGACCGGGTTGCCAATGAGGGCGCCGGCAAGGCTGCAGTTCCCGGCGCTTCGCCGGAAGATTCGATTGCTGCCGGCCTGGAACGGATTGTCACCTGTGATCCGATTGCGGCCCGACTGGAGAAGGACATCATTCTGGTTGGCCCGCCGGGACATGGACGCACCGCGACCGCCGCCAAGCTGACGCGTCGCGCCGCAGTGGCCCGCACCGCCATCCTGCCCGTGGCGGCCGATCTGGACGGCACCGCCGGTGGCGAGCAGCTGGCCGCCTATCTTGAGCAGGAGCGCAGCCAGATCCGCACAGCGGCCACGCCTGATGCCCTGTTCGACATGTTGCGCGCTGCCCGCGAGGCCGGTCAGCGCTGCGTCATCGACCTTCCGGCAATCAACCCGTTTGACCAGGACGACATGGCGAGCCTGCAGGACCTAATCCAGGTTGTGCGCGCCGAACCGGTCCTGGTCATGTCGGCAGAAGGCCATCCGGAAGACCAGGCCGACGCCGCCCGCATCTTTGCCCGCGCGGGCATCCGCCGCGCCATCCTGACCAAACTCGATATTGCCCGCCGGCGGGGAGGGGTCATCTCGGCCCTGTCGTCTGCGGGGATCGCCTTCTCGCATCTTGCCGTGACGCCCTTTATCGGGGGCGGACTGGTACCGGCAGCGCCCTCGCGGCTCGCTGCCCTGCTGATGGAAGATGCCCCCGGCGACGTCATCGCCCTGAAAGGAGCTGCGTAG
- a CDS encoding AAA family ATPase, whose protein sequence is MLRKSQERPAQRPAPRVAPASIIAVASGKGGVGKTFMAITLASAFAQAGKRTLLVDGDLGLANVDVQLGIAPETDLAAVIAGWVELDDAVTPVDGGAAEGGFDVLPGRSGSGALAELPPEEVARLAAGLSALALQYDQVVVDLGAGIEANCMRLARAADKALMVITDEPTSMTDAYAFIKVLRGYAPNVEPVICINQAESRAAGQRTYEAIARACQTFLGFRPHLAGIVMRDPKVRDAIRCQKTLISTDQQAQPIQDAIAISQMLIGGRQGADLGY, encoded by the coding sequence ATGCTTCGAAAATCGCAGGAACGCCCGGCCCAGCGCCCGGCTCCGCGCGTCGCGCCAGCCTCCATCATTGCCGTGGCAAGCGGCAAGGGCGGTGTTGGAAAGACCTTCATGGCCATCACGCTGGCTTCGGCCTTTGCACAGGCCGGCAAGCGCACGCTGCTGGTTGATGGGGATCTCGGGCTCGCCAATGTGGATGTCCAGCTGGGCATCGCCCCGGAAACCGACCTCGCCGCCGTGATTGCCGGCTGGGTCGAGCTGGATGATGCCGTCACGCCGGTAGATGGCGGCGCGGCAGAAGGCGGGTTCGATGTGCTGCCCGGCCGGTCCGGCTCGGGCGCGCTGGCTGAACTGCCGCCGGAAGAGGTTGCCCGCCTGGCAGCCGGCCTGTCGGCGCTGGCATTGCAATATGACCAGGTTGTGGTGGATCTCGGCGCCGGGATCGAAGCCAATTGCATGCGGCTGGCCCGTGCGGCTGACAAGGCCCTGATGGTGATCACCGACGAGCCGACCTCGATGACGGACGCCTATGCCTTCATCAAGGTGCTGCGCGGCTATGCACCGAATGTCGAGCCGGTGATCTGTATCAACCAGGCCGAGTCGCGCGCTGCCGGACAGCGGACATACGAAGCCATTGCCCGGGCATGCCAGACCTTCCTCGGGTTCCGGCCGCATCTGGCCGGCATCGTGATGCGGGACCCGAAGGTGCGGGACGCCATTCGTTGCCAGAAAACGCTGATCTCCACCGACCAGCAGGCCCAGCCCATCCAGGATGCGATCGCGATCTCCCAGATGCTGATCGGCGGCCGCCAGGGTGCGGATCTTGGCTATTAA
- the ctrA gene encoding response regulator transcription factor CtrA, translated as MRVLLIEDDSAVARSIELMLKAAGFNIYTTDLGEEGVDLGKVYEYDMIVLDLSLPDISGYEVLKQLRMGRVNTPVMILSGNPDIEAKVKTLGYGADDYLTKPFNKDELIARITAIVRRSKGHAESVIRTGEIVVNLDAKTVEVDDERVHLTGKEYQMFELLSLRKGTTLTKEMFLNHLYGGMDEPELKIIDVFICKLRKKLQNATGGNHYIETVWGRGYVLRDPRPSSKSNEIEEAA; from the coding sequence ATGCGCGTCCTGCTGATTGAAGACGATAGCGCGGTGGCGCGTTCCATCGAGCTGATGCTGAAGGCTGCAGGCTTCAACATCTACACGACCGACCTTGGGGAAGAGGGCGTGGACCTCGGCAAGGTCTACGAATACGACATGATCGTGCTCGACCTCTCCCTGCCGGATATTTCCGGATACGAAGTGCTCAAACAGCTGCGCATGGGCCGCGTGAACACGCCGGTCATGATCCTGTCCGGCAATCCGGACATCGAAGCCAAGGTCAAGACGCTCGGCTATGGCGCTGACGACTATCTGACCAAGCCGTTCAACAAGGACGAGCTGATCGCCCGCATCACTGCCATTGTGCGCCGCTCCAAAGGCCATGCCGAGAGCGTGATCCGCACCGGTGAAATCGTTGTGAACCTTGATGCCAAGACGGTGGAAGTCGACGATGAGCGCGTTCACCTGACCGGCAAGGAATACCAGATGTTCGAGCTGCTTTCCCTGCGGAAGGGCACGACCCTGACCAAGGAAATGTTCCTCAACCACCTGTATGGCGGCATGGACGAGCCGGAACTGAAGATCATCGACGTCTTCATCTGCAAGCTGCGCAAGAAGCTGCAGAATGCCACTGGCGGCAATCACTATATCGAGACGGTCTGGGGCCGCGGCTATGTGCTGCGCGATCCACGCCCGAGCTCGAAATCGAACGAGATCGAAGAGGCGGCCTGA
- the recR gene encoding recombination mediator RecR, with amino-acid sequence MSQNSAGPEILRLIELISRLPGLGPRSARRVALFLLKRRDTLLKPLADALAEAGEKIEKCRTCGNFDTVQPCAVCQADGRDDGLVCVVEDVPDLWALERGGAFRGRYHVLGGVLSAIDGITPEDLNIPSLVTRVEAGGVREVILALNATVDGQTTAHYVAELLEGTGVSVTRLAHGVPVGGELDHLDDGTLAAALRSRRDI; translated from the coding sequence ATGTCCCAGAATTCCGCCGGTCCTGAAATTCTCCGCCTGATCGAACTGATATCGCGCCTGCCGGGCCTCGGGCCCCGGTCTGCGCGCCGCGTGGCGCTGTTCCTGCTGAAGCGGCGGGACACCTTGTTGAAGCCGCTGGCGGACGCCCTGGCCGAGGCGGGTGAGAAAATCGAGAAATGCCGGACCTGCGGGAATTTCGACACGGTTCAGCCCTGCGCGGTCTGTCAGGCCGACGGCCGGGATGACGGGCTGGTCTGTGTCGTGGAAGATGTGCCGGACCTGTGGGCCCTGGAGCGGGGCGGGGCGTTCCGCGGCCGCTATCACGTGCTGGGCGGCGTGTTGTCGGCGATTGACGGCATCACGCCGGAAGACCTGAACATCCCGTCACTGGTGACACGGGTCGAGGCCGGTGGGGTACGCGAGGTAATCCTGGCGCTGAATGCCACGGTCGATGGCCAGACCACGGCGCATTACGTGGCCGAATTGCTGGAAGGGACGGGAGTCAGCGTCACCCGGCTGGCACATGGCGTGCCGGTGGGCGGCGAACTCGACCATCTCGATGATGGCACGCTCGCCGCCGCATTGCGGTCCCGCCGGGATATCTAG
- a CDS encoding PQQ-dependent sugar dehydrogenase, translating to MRHITPLLPLALIAAACGGPAETTPAATSTFDVALTPIVTEAEWPWGMAFLPNGDLLFTEKEGGLKFVAGGEGTPRPVAGLPDAYVEGQAGYLGITLAPDFDTSRMVYIAYAKGDDGANATAVIRGRLSDDAATLEGVEEIFWADARDTAYHYGARLQFANDGTLFVSLGEGFKYMKDSQDPSNTHGKIVRINADGSIPADNPFADGEAGKPSVWSYGHRNVQGLYYDAATGTLYETEHGPKGGDELNLVTPGTNYGWPEITYGVNYDGTIITTKTEAEGMAQPMTYWVPSIAPSGLVMLTSDVYPGWKGDLFTGGMNGPAGLELTRIDLEDGEVAGKESLFDGEYAIRDVVQGPDGHLYVATKDFDGIFRVDIVEAE from the coding sequence ATGCGCCATATCACCCCCCTGCTCCCGCTGGCCCTGATTGCCGCTGCCTGCGGCGGCCCGGCGGAAACCACGCCGGCGGCCACCAGCACATTCGACGTGGCCCTCACGCCCATCGTGACCGAAGCCGAATGGCCCTGGGGCATGGCCTTCCTGCCGAATGGGGACCTGTTGTTCACCGAGAAGGAAGGCGGCCTGAAATTCGTGGCTGGCGGCGAAGGCACGCCGCGCCCGGTTGCCGGCCTTCCGGACGCCTATGTCGAGGGCCAGGCCGGATATCTCGGCATCACACTGGCGCCCGATTTCGACACCAGCCGCATGGTCTACATCGCCTATGCCAAGGGCGATGATGGTGCCAATGCCACCGCCGTGATCCGTGGCCGGCTCAGCGATGATGCCGCCACTCTTGAGGGCGTCGAGGAAATCTTCTGGGCCGATGCCCGCGATACCGCCTATCATTACGGCGCACGGCTGCAATTCGCGAATGACGGCACCCTGTTCGTGTCCCTGGGCGAAGGCTTCAAATACATGAAGGACTCGCAGGACCCGTCAAACACGCATGGCAAGATCGTCCGCATCAATGCAGATGGCTCCATTCCCGCAGACAACCCGTTTGCCGATGGCGAAGCCGGCAAGCCATCGGTCTGGTCCTACGGCCATCGCAACGTTCAGGGGCTCTATTATGATGCCGCCACCGGCACCCTGTATGAAACCGAGCATGGCCCGAAGGGCGGCGACGAGCTGAATCTCGTCACGCCGGGCACCAATTATGGTTGGCCTGAAATCACCTATGGCGTGAATTATGACGGCACGATCATCACGACCAAGACCGAAGCCGAAGGCATGGCCCAGCCCATGACCTATTGGGTGCCGTCGATCGCTCCCTCCGGCCTCGTCATGCTGACCAGCGATGTCTATCCGGGCTGGAAAGGCGATCTCTTCACCGGTGGCATGAATGGTCCGGCAGGCCTCGAATTGACCCGCATCGATCTGGAAGACGGCGAAGTTGCCGGCAAGGAATCGCTGTTCGATGGCGAATATGCGATCCGCGACGTCGTGCAGGGACCGGATGGTCATCTCTATGTTGCGACAAAGGATTTCGACGGCATTTTCCGCGTCGATATTGTTGAGGCGGAATAG
- a CDS encoding TonB-dependent receptor, producing the protein MRNIRHSKCVWLAGASALVVGLAGPVATAQDDSNDTQRTLSTVTVTTQKTEESIQDVPIAVSAFDEDALNRLQLAGGPDLVKSIPNVSFTKGNFTSFNFKIRGIGADVVAQSGDAGVGIHQNDIPLTANRLFEAEFYDVERVEVLRGPQGTLYGRNATGGVFNLITAKPVLGEFQADAELTYGNYNTFKGKGMVNLPIGDAAALRLAGSYLSRDGYVDNLVTGNDVDDRDLYSFRATFAVEPTDWARGWISVEHFEEDDTRLRSGKQLCAKDPGFDTFMGLPVSAVDQLATSLGCVDAPLDQSNDRVNSQATLAGGLGIFAGLLNGDVYLDPAISDLRKIESAFDPMYEAEQTLYSWKAEADIGDNLLLTYLGSYSESSVVSIEDYNKVAPTIEFNATAGPFINPALAPLYGLLFPGGVVSDPELGDSNVFRTFDLSGADSEQTTHELRLQSDYDGPFNFNLGAIKVDFESVDAFNPTDGYYVLSNALTALTQINNASGGALFGGVVPLDSGSTSSSGASLFTGGLAGDGGNYFRSLSPYKLESFAVFGEGYFDVNDDLQLTLGLRYTDDQKEQKIVPTYLFTPQATGADPRESQGLLKADFQEITGRIGFDYTADLGFTDDTLIYGFYSKGYKGGGINPPQPAGANLFPQTFDPEFINSYEIGTKNTFAGGTAQLNLTGFLYDYEGYQITQIINRSSVNINVDAELQGIELEGLWTPADNWLLTANLGLLNAEVADTYGIDVLDRTNGRSDLVALKNSSTYSNCVVSAQGYATVLGAIQGGLLAPGSTLGLCTGAFAGQEAAFGLDGVTVTYTDANGNTQTATALQPIEGDAKNLDGNSMPGAPEMTLNLAAEYTFQSLGNSDWDMTIRGDYYMQSDSYSRIWNTPRDELDSWSNVNLSILFNNEESGWGVEVFAKNLTDEEVITGTYLTDDSSGLFTNAFLTEPALYGVTVKKSW; encoded by the coding sequence ATGCGAAATATCAGACACTCGAAGTGCGTCTGGCTGGCAGGTGCGTCCGCACTTGTCGTGGGACTCGCAGGGCCGGTGGCGACCGCCCAGGACGATTCCAACGACACCCAGCGCACACTGTCCACCGTGACGGTGACGACCCAGAAAACCGAGGAATCCATCCAGGACGTTCCGATCGCCGTTTCGGCCTTCGATGAAGATGCCCTGAACCGGCTGCAGTTGGCCGGCGGTCCCGACCTGGTCAAGTCGATCCCGAATGTCAGCTTCACCAAGGGCAATTTCACCAGCTTCAACTTCAAGATCCGCGGCATTGGTGCAGATGTTGTGGCGCAGTCCGGTGATGCCGGCGTGGGTATTCACCAGAACGACATTCCGCTCACGGCCAACCGCCTGTTCGAAGCCGAATTCTACGATGTGGAACGCGTCGAGGTTCTGCGCGGTCCGCAGGGTACGCTCTATGGCCGGAACGCCACGGGCGGCGTGTTCAACCTGATCACGGCAAAACCGGTTCTGGGGGAATTCCAGGCTGATGCCGAGCTGACCTATGGCAACTACAACACGTTCAAGGGCAAGGGCATGGTCAACCTGCCCATCGGCGATGCAGCTGCCCTGCGTCTTGCCGGCTCCTATCTCAGCCGCGACGGCTATGTGGACAATCTGGTCACCGGCAATGATGTCGATGATCGCGACCTGTACAGCTTCCGCGCCACCTTCGCCGTCGAGCCGACCGACTGGGCCCGCGGCTGGATTTCCGTCGAGCATTTCGAGGAAGACGATACCCGTCTGCGCTCCGGCAAGCAGCTTTGCGCCAAGGATCCGGGCTTTGACACGTTCATGGGCCTGCCGGTCTCGGCCGTCGACCAGCTCGCCACGTCGCTGGGGTGTGTGGACGCCCCGCTCGACCAGTCGAATGATCGCGTGAACTCGCAGGCCACACTGGCCGGCGGCCTCGGCATCTTTGCCGGCCTGCTCAATGGCGATGTCTATCTCGATCCGGCCATTTCCGATCTGCGCAAGATCGAATCGGCCTTCGATCCGATGTACGAGGCCGAACAGACACTCTATTCCTGGAAAGCCGAGGCCGATATCGGCGACAATCTGCTGCTGACCTATCTGGGCAGCTATTCGGAATCCTCGGTCGTCTCCATCGAGGACTACAACAAGGTCGCCCCGACAATCGAATTCAACGCGACGGCCGGCCCCTTCATAAACCCGGCCCTTGCACCGCTCTACGGCCTGCTCTTCCCGGGTGGTGTCGTGTCCGATCCGGAACTGGGCGATTCCAACGTCTTCCGTACGTTCGACCTGTCTGGTGCAGACAGCGAGCAGACCACGCACGAACTGCGCCTGCAGTCCGACTATGATGGTCCGTTCAACTTCAACCTCGGCGCCATCAAGGTGGATTTCGAATCTGTTGACGCCTTCAACCCGACCGACGGCTATTACGTGCTGTCGAACGCCCTGACCGCGCTGACCCAGATCAACAACGCGTCCGGCGGTGCCCTGTTCGGCGGCGTCGTTCCGCTCGACAGCGGGTCCACCTCCTCTTCCGGCGCGTCCCTGTTCACAGGCGGCCTTGCAGGTGATGGCGGCAACTATTTCCGGTCGCTGTCCCCCTACAAGCTGGAATCCTTCGCGGTCTTCGGGGAAGGCTATTTCGACGTCAATGACGACCTCCAGCTCACCCTGGGCCTTCGTTACACGGACGACCAGAAGGAACAGAAGATTGTTCCGACCTATCTGTTCACGCCTCAGGCGACTGGCGCAGATCCGCGTGAATCCCAGGGCCTGCTGAAAGCAGACTTCCAGGAGATCACCGGTCGTATCGGGTTCGACTACACAGCCGATCTCGGCTTCACTGACGACACGCTGATCTATGGCTTCTACTCCAAGGGCTACAAGGGCGGCGGCATCAACCCGCCGCAGCCGGCAGGTGCCAATCTGTTCCCGCAGACCTTCGATCCGGAATTCATCAACTCGTATGAAATCGGTACGAAGAACACGTTTGCGGGCGGCACCGCCCAGCTGAACCTGACCGGCTTCCTGTATGATTATGAAGGCTATCAGATCACGCAGATCATCAACCGCTCTTCGGTGAACATCAACGTGGACGCCGAACTTCAGGGGATCGAACTGGAAGGCCTGTGGACGCCGGCTGACAATTGGCTGCTGACGGCCAATCTCGGCCTGCTGAACGCAGAAGTTGCCGACACATACGGCATCGACGTGCTCGACCGCACCAATGGTCGTTCCGATCTGGTCGCGTTGAAGAATTCCAGCACCTATTCCAACTGTGTCGTCTCGGCCCAGGGCTATGCCACCGTGCTGGGTGCGATCCAGGGCGGACTGCTCGCCCCGGGCTCGACGCTCGGCCTCTGCACCGGCGCCTTTGCCGGACAGGAAGCCGCCTTCGGCCTCGACGGCGTGACCGTCACCTACACCGATGCCAACGGCAACACGCAGACGGCCACCGCCCTGCAGCCGATCGAAGGTGACGCCAAGAACCTGGATGGCAATTCAATGCCGGGTGCGCCGGAAATGACGCTGAACCTCGCAGCGGAATACACATTCCAATCCCTCGGCAACTCCGATTGGGACATGACGATCCGCGGCGACTACTACATGCAGTCCGACAGCTATAGCCGGATCTGGAACACCCCACGCGACGAACTGGACTCCTGGTCCAACGTCAACCTGTCGATCCTCTTCAACAATGAGGAAAGCGGCTGGGGCGTTGAAGTATTCGCCAAGAATTTGACTGATGAGGAAGTCATCACCGGTACATATCTCACCGACGACTCCTCCGGCCTGTTCACCAACGCCTTCCTGACCGAGCCGGCCCTGTACGGCGTGACGGTCAAGAAGTCCTGGTAG
- the queC gene encoding 7-cyano-7-deazaguanine synthase QueC has protein sequence MSQKPAAALVLFSGGQDSTTCLAWALSRFERVETVGFDYGQRHRIELECRDTVRAGLAGMDAGWKARLGPDHLLDATVLKSLGETAMTHEVSIEMTEAGLPSTFVPGRNLLFLTLAGALASRRGISVLVGGMCETDYSGYPDCRATTMAAQAETLRLGLDVPMQIETPLMYVDKAGTWALADELGGQALIDLIAEDTHTCYLGDREHRHEWGYGCGTCPACELRARGWQQWKSAR, from the coding sequence ATGTCACAAAAGCCCGCTGCTGCACTTGTTCTCTTTTCCGGGGGACAGGATTCCACCACCTGCCTGGCCTGGGCGCTTTCGCGTTTCGAGCGAGTCGAAACCGTCGGCTTCGATTACGGCCAGCGCCACCGGATCGAACTGGAGTGCCGGGACACGGTCCGCGCCGGACTGGCCGGGATGGACGCGGGCTGGAAGGCCCGTCTTGGCCCGGATCACCTGCTGGATGCAACGGTGCTGAAATCGCTTGGCGAGACGGCGATGACTCATGAGGTCAGCATCGAGATGACCGAGGCCGGACTGCCTTCCACCTTCGTGCCGGGACGCAATCTCCTGTTCCTCACCCTGGCCGGGGCCCTGGCAAGCCGCCGGGGCATTTCCGTCCTTGTGGGCGGAATGTGTGAAACCGACTATTCCGGCTATCCCGACTGCCGGGCGACCACGATGGCGGCCCAGGCCGAGACGCTGCGGCTGGGCCTGGATGTTCCCATGCAGATCGAGACTCCCCTCATGTATGTCGACAAGGCGGGGACCTGGGCGCTGGCCGATGAGCTTGGCGGACAGGCTCTGATCGATCTGATCGCGGAGGACACGCATACCTGCTATCTCGGCGACAGGGAGCACCGGCACGAATGGGGGTATGGGTGTGGCACATGCCCGGCCTGCGAATTGCGGGCGCGAGGCTGGCAGCAATGGAAATCGGCCCGCTGA
- a CDS encoding 6-carboxytetrahydropterin synthase, translating to MTTQTDQTSLSHAATSPEGRVFAISKSVNFEAAHYMGGKPEGHPYRNVHGHSFLLEATVAGTVKPGEQWVEDFSHLTACLQATAAKLDHKLLNEIEGLEVPTLERICLWVAADLAAELPGLSKVAIARPSLNERCELVL from the coding sequence ATGACGACCCAGACCGACCAGACCAGCCTGTCACACGCGGCCACGAGCCCGGAAGGCCGCGTGTTCGCGATCTCGAAATCGGTGAATTTCGAGGCGGCCCACTATATGGGTGGCAAGCCGGAAGGGCATCCCTATCGCAATGTGCACGGGCATTCCTTCCTGCTGGAAGCGACCGTGGCAGGCACCGTGAAGCCGGGTGAGCAATGGGTGGAGGATTTCTCCCATCTGACGGCCTGTCTGCAGGCCACTGCTGCCAAGCTTGACCACAAGCTGCTGAACGAGATCGAAGGTCTCGAAGTGCCGACCCTCGAGCGTATCTGCCTCTGGGTGGCGGCAGATCTGGCGGCGGAGCTGCCGGGTCTGTCGAAAGTGGCAATTGCCCGGCCCAGCCTGAACGAGCGTTGCGAACTGGTGCTTTAA
- a CDS encoding multidrug efflux SMR transporter, with protein MAWVCLLLAGFLEIAWATGLKLSDGFSRPVITALTLVCMAASFALLAMALRALPIGSAYAVWTGIGTIGTAIVGIVWFAEAATLARLAFIGLIVVGIAGLKLTS; from the coding sequence ATGGCCTGGGTCTGTCTCCTGCTTGCAGGATTTCTTGAAATCGCGTGGGCCACCGGCCTGAAACTGTCGGACGGGTTCTCCCGTCCGGTGATCACGGCCCTGACGCTGGTCTGCATGGCCGCCTCGTTCGCGCTGCTTGCGATGGCCCTGCGCGCCCTGCCGATCGGCAGCGCCTATGCGGTGTGGACCGGAATCGGCACGATCGGCACGGCAATTGTCGGGATCGTCTGGTTTGCCGAAGCCGCCACGCTGGCGCGCCTGGCTTTCATCGGACTGATTGTCGTAGGCATTGCCGGGCTGAAACTGACCAGCTAG
- a CDS encoding DUF3313 family protein, which produces MKRFAPLAALALMTAPAAIAGDIHVGLSPEFTEELEDEYGMREADYLVEEVQEDLTRELAKAGLDIARIDVTIVDAMPNKPTFKQLGDTPGLDYGGSKSIGGMKLSATAYDAAGNTLGELTYDWYETDIRNAGISTWQDAKRASDKFARKFVKQLSAGSPSGS; this is translated from the coding sequence ATGAAACGTTTTGCCCCGCTCGCCGCCCTTGCCCTGATGACGGCTCCCGCTGCCATTGCGGGTGATATTCATGTCGGTCTCAGCCCGGAATTTACCGAGGAACTCGAAGATGAGTACGGCATGCGCGAGGCCGATTACCTGGTCGAGGAAGTGCAGGAAGACCTGACACGTGAACTGGCCAAGGCCGGTCTCGACATTGCCCGCATCGATGTAACCATCGTCGACGCAATGCCGAACAAGCCCACCTTCAAGCAATTGGGAGACACGCCCGGTCTCGACTATGGCGGCTCCAAGAGCATTGGCGGCATGAAGCTCTCCGCCACCGCCTATGATGCGGCCGGCAACACGCTGGGTGAGCTGACCTATGACTGGTACGAAACCGACATCCGAAATGCCGGGATCAGCACCTGGCAGGACGCCAAGCGCGCCTCTGACAAATTTGCCCGCAAATTCGTGAAACAGCTGTCCGCCGGTTCGCCCTCCGGCAGCTGA